AAACCAGTACCGGGCTTCGGGAATCGCCGTGCCAGCTTACTAGTAGTTGGTTTAGCACCTGCAGCACATGGCGCCAACCGAACTGGCCGTGTGTTTACAGGTGATGGCTCCGGCGATTTTCTTATGCGTGCTATGCACTCAGCCGGTTTCGCAATTATTCCGACTGCACGCCACACCAGAGATGGCCTGAAGCTCTTCGATGCCTACATCACCGCCGCTGTACGGTGCGCACCGCCGGCTAACAAACCAACCCTTCAGGAGATTGAAAACTGTCAGCCACACCTCGAGGCTGAGCTTGCAGCGCTGTCGAGCCTCAAGATCGTTGTTGCACTCGGTCGGATTGCTTTCGATACCTACTGGCGCGTCATGCGTAGCTGGGGAATACGCCCGTCACCTAAGCCGGCGTTCAAACACGGGCTCTTACATACACCAGACGACGGCCCTACCCTAATTGCTTCGTATCATCCTAGCCGTCAGAACACCAATACCAGAAGGCTCACACCGCCAATGCTCGCAAGTATTTTCAGAACGGCGAGGAGGTTGATCGCATCCGCCGCAAGTAAGTAGAACGCTCGAGCTGCATGTTAGAATCGAGAAGCTGAGTGCCGCGAGTGGTAAGGAAACCTGGCCATGCTGCCGTCGTCGATCCCGCTTTTCCCACTTCCCAATGTTGTGCTATTTCCAAATGTATTTCTGCCACTTCACATCTTTGAGTTACGATTCCGAGAGATGGTAACCGATGCGCTACAGAGTGATCGGATCATCGGAATGGCACTACTTCGTCCCGGGTGGGAAGAGGATTATGAGGGTCGACCCCCAGTCTATTCAGTCGGATGCGCTGGTTTAATCACCAATTTCGAGCAACTGGAGAATGGTCGCTACAACATCGTCCTCCGTGGATTACAGAAGTTTCGGATCCTCGATGAGGACAATCAACGAAATTATCGCCTCGCTCATGTGGACGGAATCATTGAGCCACTCAACGACTCTATTCGTCAGGCAATTCGCCGCGACCGCGTACACCTAGAGACCCTCGTGACCAAGGGTCTGCATCAAGCTGGAACTGAAAGTCAGGTTCCGGCTTCTATCCCCGACGATGATCTCGTGAACGCGCTCGCACAGTATCTCGACCTAGAACCTGTTGAAAAGCAGGCGCTACTCGAGCGTGACGGTTTACTACACCGCTGCGAATCACTGATTCAATTGCTGGAAATGAAGCTAATGCTGGGACACCACGACGGCCACCATGGCGAGATACAGTAAGCGTGTACTCCTTCAGAATTTTTTCTCGCTGTAGAACCACACGTGGGAGATGAAAACCTTCTGGAAATACTCGGCCGAGACCCCCTAGACTTCAACAGTAGCAAGTCGCTCGCGGATTGCATCGATAACCACTTGGCCATGAAACCGGCCGTTCTCAATGAAAATTCGACCGCTGTGCACACCCGTAAGCGCCGTACCGGCGATGTAAAA
This genomic window from Vicinamibacterales bacterium contains:
- a CDS encoding LON peptidase substrate-binding domain-containing protein — its product is MLPSSIPLFPLPNVVLFPNVFLPLHIFELRFREMVTDALQSDRIIGMALLRPGWEEDYEGRPPVYSVGCAGLITNFEQLENGRYNIVLRGLQKFRILDEDNQRNYRLAHVDGIIEPLNDSIRQAIRRDRVHLETLVTKGLHQAGTESQVPASIPDDDLVNALAQYLDLEPVEKQALLERDGLLHRCESLIQLLEMKLMLGHHDGHHGEIQ
- a CDS encoding uracil-DNA glycosylase; this encodes MPKNRPVRPRARRNKLTPTSLSTIRETIICCDLCPRLRTHCARVAQEKKLAYRTEDYWGKPVPGFGNRRASLLVVGLAPAAHGANRTGRVFTGDGSGDFLMRAMHSAGFAIIPTARHTRDGLKLFDAYITAAVRCAPPANKPTLQEIENCQPHLEAELAALSSLKIVVALGRIAFDTYWRVMRSWGIRPSPKPAFKHGLLHTPDDGPTLIASYHPSRQNTNTRRLTPPMLASIFRTARRLIASAASK